One Spirochaetales bacterium genomic region harbors:
- a CDS encoding GNAT family N-acetyltransferase — translation MHITIRSLDEQDMDSFVKLSEQLGYTITAEKALKNLECCRNIRLTHAFVAADEDGKVVGWIQVGILPLMYMEPTGDILGLVVDERHRCMGIGKVLIRRAESWLEENGIKKVKVSSNEKRSRAHGFYKRNGYELVKTQCFFMKDL, via the coding sequence ATGCATATTACGATTCGCAGCCTCGATGAACAGGATATGGATTCATTCGTGAAACTGTCGGAACAACTCGGTTATACGATAACCGCGGAAAAAGCCTTGAAGAATCTCGAATGCTGCAGGAACATCCGCCTGACACATGCGTTTGTCGCGGCAGATGAGGACGGCAAGGTCGTCGGATGGATACAGGTCGGTATATTGCCCCTCATGTATATGGAGCCGACGGGAGATATTTTAGGGCTTGTCGTCGACGAACGGCACCGGTGCATGGGGATCGGTAAAGTGCTTATACGAAGGGCCGAATCGTGGCTCGAGGAAAACGGCATAAAAAAAGTAAAGGTCAGCTCGAATGAAAAGCGAAGCAGGGCGCACGGGTTTTATAAGCGGAACGGATATGAGCTTGTCAAAACGCAATGTTTTTTCATGAAGGATTTGTAA